One Salinimonas marina DNA segment encodes these proteins:
- a CDS encoding flavodoxin gives MAKLGIFCGSVYGNAQHVAEQVEESLAEQGFDCELFADAQVSDFIESDAILVITSTTGQGDVPPNLEFAYSDLKDEFPLLNQKPFAVAGLGDSSYENFCGGARQFQELLTELQGNPVADMLEVDAIETLDPEQDVVDWVNGIKDKLFGQ, from the coding sequence ATGGCAAAATTAGGAATTTTTTGCGGCAGTGTTTATGGCAATGCACAGCATGTAGCCGAGCAGGTAGAAGAAAGTCTGGCTGAACAAGGCTTTGATTGTGAGTTGTTTGCCGATGCCCAGGTAAGTGACTTTATCGAAAGTGATGCAATTCTGGTGATCACCTCGACCACGGGGCAGGGCGATGTCCCGCCCAATCTGGAATTTGCATATTCTGATCTAAAAGATGAGTTTCCGCTGTTAAATCAAAAGCCTTTTGCGGTAGCCGGACTGGGCGATAGCAGCTATGAAAATTTCTGTGGCGGCGCCCGTCAGTTTCAGGAATTACTGACTGAGTTGCAGGGTAACCCGGTGGCCGATATGTTAGAAGTTGATGCGATTGAGACGCTGGATCCCGAACAGGATGTGGTGGACTGGGTAAATGGCATTAAAGACAAGCTATTTGGGCAGTAG
- a CDS encoding pseudouridine synthase gives MIDETLLSVVYQDDTLVAINKPPGLLVHRSPIDKRETRFAVQLLRDQVGQRVYPVHRLDRPTSGLLLFAFNGPTASIIGKQMMARQVQKQYTAIVRGWIPAPGMIDYALKFKADKIADKDRGDIAPQPACTVYQPLKHYEIPEASGRYGSSRYTLVQLKPYSGRKHQLRRHMVHLRHPIVGDTSHGDGKQNKFLRQRFGFENLALSCTSMGLEHPEHGRWLTLTCEPGASMTRLLTDWQPYQIKIQ, from the coding sequence ATGATTGACGAGACTCTGTTGTCGGTGGTGTATCAGGATGACACGCTGGTGGCCATCAATAAGCCACCGGGGTTACTGGTGCATCGTAGTCCCATTGATAAGCGTGAAACCCGCTTTGCCGTGCAGCTGTTACGGGATCAAGTCGGTCAGCGGGTGTATCCGGTACACCGGCTCGACCGGCCTACCAGCGGATTGCTGTTGTTTGCTTTTAATGGGCCCACCGCCAGTATCATCGGCAAACAAATGATGGCGCGCCAGGTACAAAAACAATACACCGCTATAGTGCGTGGCTGGATACCGGCGCCGGGCATGATTGACTATGCGCTGAAATTCAAAGCCGATAAAATCGCCGATAAGGATCGCGGAGACATTGCACCGCAGCCTGCCTGTACGGTGTATCAGCCCCTGAAGCATTATGAAATACCTGAAGCATCAGGACGTTATGGCAGTTCACGTTACACGCTGGTGCAGCTAAAGCCTTATTCTGGCAGGAAGCATCAGCTACGTCGGCATATGGTGCATTTGCGACATCCTATTGTCGGCGATACCAGTCATGGCGATGGCAAGCAAAATAAATTTTTACGACAACGGTTTGGTTTTGAAAATCTGGCCTTAAGTTGTACCAGCATGGGACTTGAACATCCTGAACATGGTCGTTGGCTTACGCTCACCTGCGAACCCGGCGCCTCAATGACCCGTCTGCTCACAGACTGGCAGCCCTATCAGATTAAAATTCAGTAA
- a CDS encoding YqcC family protein, whose product MIDASTLADQLDAIERYLKTHQLWSTDTPEPAALASTKPFAVDTLTFEQWLQFLFLPKARQYALQHGCLPPGMSIAPMAKEVYQHQHSELIHKLLVLDHYSAREVTDD is encoded by the coding sequence ATGATTGACGCTTCTACCCTTGCCGACCAGCTTGATGCTATTGAGCGCTATTTAAAAACGCATCAGTTGTGGAGCACAGACACCCCTGAGCCTGCGGCGCTGGCCTCTACCAAACCCTTTGCCGTTGACACCCTGACCTTTGAGCAGTGGCTGCAATTCTTGTTTTTACCTAAAGCACGACAGTATGCACTCCAACACGGATGCCTGCCGCCGGGGATGAGTATTGCGCCCATGGCCAAAGAGGTGTATCAGCACCAGCACAGTGAGTTAATTCATAAATTACTGGTGTTAGATCACTATAGCGCCCGGGAGGTCACCGATGATTGA
- a CDS encoding DUF3549 family protein yields the protein MGAQSIESISEFLLHAGTNFQVIDMGRGLVPLSAQTFLDIENAAMTVPRPRQEHAWFGVVFWNTQDQPSKEYIWFLKLPVDEQGLLVTAARNHFLQIIVDALGNSLAQDTEQADKLPDNPYNFVPPQSLMAHFNAMTKHLLNKPAVSGTKEVASYIRHPAVVDWQTLSLQAIADIAHQLEQEQLSQALTQQFDMYAEDFQQALLSALDNTTLPPPLQQFLLERLEQQWPQHRNKTVLLAMLRAVNTPETAASVQAVLKLVLNSEHTDIDTLSVVAARHFNQLDDALLLAFFEKAAWLDAQQHYQGALFQGFFADLVRLPDLRTRALTLLRTPERSEILASAIGALFSATRS from the coding sequence ATGGGCGCACAATCAATCGAATCTATCAGTGAGTTTTTGCTTCACGCTGGCACAAATTTCCAGGTTATCGACATGGGCCGCGGGCTGGTTCCTTTAAGCGCTCAGACGTTTCTGGATATCGAAAACGCGGCCATGACAGTCCCGCGGCCCCGTCAGGAGCATGCCTGGTTTGGGGTGGTGTTCTGGAATACCCAGGACCAGCCGTCGAAAGAATACATCTGGTTTTTAAAGTTGCCGGTGGATGAACAAGGGTTGCTGGTGACCGCCGCGCGCAATCACTTTTTACAGATTATTGTTGATGCGCTGGGGAACTCGCTGGCCCAGGATACCGAACAGGCTGATAAACTGCCCGACAACCCATACAATTTTGTGCCGCCTCAGTCTCTGATGGCACATTTTAATGCGATGACAAAACATCTGCTGAATAAGCCTGCCGTCAGCGGCACCAAAGAGGTGGCCTCGTATATACGTCACCCGGCAGTGGTAGACTGGCAAACCCTATCGTTACAGGCCATTGCTGATATTGCCCATCAGCTTGAGCAGGAACAACTGAGCCAGGCGCTGACCCAGCAATTTGATATGTATGCCGAGGACTTTCAGCAAGCATTACTCAGTGCGCTGGACAACACCACGCTGCCGCCCCCACTACAACAGTTTTTGCTCGAACGGCTTGAACAACAATGGCCACAGCACCGCAATAAAACCGTACTACTGGCCATGTTGAGAGCGGTGAATACGCCCGAGACAGCAGCGTCGGTACAGGCAGTATTGAAGCTGGTGTTAAACAGCGAACACACCGATATAGATACCCTGTCGGTCGTGGCTGCACGCCATTTTAACCAGCTTGATGATGCTTTACTGCTCGCCTTTTTTGAAAAAGCCGCCTGGCTGGATGCACAACAGCATTATCAGGGTGCCCTATTTCAGGGCTTTTTTGCCGATCTGGTACGCTTGCCTGATCTGCGCACCCGCGCGTTAACCCTGCTCAGAACCCCGGAGCGCAGTGAAATTCTGGCTAGCGCCATTGGCGCATTGTTTTCGGCAACCAGGAGCTAA
- a CDS encoding DUF3301 domain-containing protein, translating into MTLGELTLFLLLLAVGFQFWRIRSISERAYGHVEHYCNTHQLQLLSVARKKTRLSFKYAKIDWWSVFVFEFSGNGEDRYVGEMEMIGQKVLRTQLPPYRTN; encoded by the coding sequence GTGACCTTAGGCGAACTGACTCTGTTTTTATTGCTGTTAGCGGTAGGCTTTCAGTTTTGGCGCATACGTAGCATCAGCGAACGTGCCTATGGGCATGTTGAGCATTACTGCAATACCCATCAGCTGCAATTGCTGTCGGTAGCCCGAAAGAAAACCCGGCTGTCGTTTAAGTACGCAAAGATTGACTGGTGGTCAGTGTTTGTATTTGAGTTTTCAGGAAACGGCGAAGATCGCTATGTGGGTGAGATGGAGATGATTGGGCAAAAAGTACTGCGTACCCAGTTGCCGCCTTACCGAACCAACTAG
- a CDS encoding FadR/GntR family transcriptional regulator, with protein MKRRRRFWRVVEKLEKLIDNGVYPIGTRLPAERELAEAYEVSRPTIREAIIALEVRERVEVKTGSGVFVINSGASEQSEHTISAFELTQARALVEAEAAALAAATINPDELAELKQTLDDMKQAEFADSADQRFHEIIAQATRNGAMVMTIQNLWKLRRSEPLIVAAYQDVCSQSIDQRLVEHTSIYDAIAKRDSSAARKAMHNHFDRLINALFAASEAKALEEIKRKTDETRGLYSISHLTD; from the coding sequence ATGAAACGACGCAGGCGTTTTTGGCGGGTTGTCGAAAAATTGGAAAAATTGATCGACAACGGAGTCTACCCTATCGGCACCCGACTCCCGGCAGAAAGAGAACTCGCTGAAGCCTATGAAGTTAGCCGGCCAACAATTCGTGAGGCTATTATTGCACTGGAAGTTCGGGAGCGGGTTGAGGTCAAAACGGGCTCAGGGGTGTTTGTTATCAATTCTGGCGCGAGTGAGCAGAGCGAACACACTATCAGTGCTTTTGAGCTTACGCAGGCGCGGGCTTTAGTAGAGGCTGAAGCAGCGGCACTAGCCGCCGCCACCATCAATCCCGACGAGCTTGCCGAGTTAAAGCAAACCTTAGATGACATGAAGCAAGCTGAATTTGCAGACTCAGCGGACCAACGGTTCCACGAGATAATTGCCCAGGCCACCCGTAACGGGGCAATGGTCATGACTATTCAGAATCTTTGGAAGCTGAGACGCTCAGAACCGCTCATTGTTGCAGCCTACCAGGATGTTTGTTCCCAAAGTATTGATCAAAGACTGGTGGAGCATACCTCTATTTACGATGCTATCGCTAAGCGTGACTCATCCGCGGCCCGCAAAGCGATGCACAATCACTTTGACCGGCTCATTAATGCATTGTTTGCTGCCAGTGAAGCAAAGGCGCTTGAAGAAATTAAACGTAAAACAGACGAAACCCGCGGGCTTTATTCTATCTCTCACCTAACGGATTAA
- a CDS encoding TonB-dependent receptor: MRYKLSKITLMILSATAVAGNVHAQAQEVQTAEEEVEVIEVSGIRQSLTNALAEKRASDSLVEVIQAVDIGKLPDQNLAEVLENVTGIQITREAGVGTGVQIRGTNANRTEINGVSTVGSGAGRSGIDFEDVSSAIISAVEVIKSPEAKTIEGSVGATINLRTIRPLQLKEMLGSIRVQGEESSLSTDGITPRISGAWGDNWETDAGEFGVVLSGSYSEQDVTAFRPRADRDNIITSDSGVPSAQSFDFLPIQFLNQDYDNYEYETVNFAGTLEWAPSENTKLYFDAVLNDQERRQESSRVQASGVSDLRDVSVPEEFETVDFGSLDGQDLGSIQAAVRGVIPVEEGGGDPNLRFSSDTNSRITDSKVFRFGGEWQGEKLFVSAEVSSSSSDSTTPSFNTTLNFINPNVEINESNENGTPLAYDLSGGSLSYGIATGEANAPTSEQLLDPDNVVLRDVNIGQDVTENQEDAFRTDFKYYFDSYITSVDFGYRYSKTSSVSDQIRSNVGLRDFADSPRGSLFADILTAGPANFNDADGRQLYIPDFLLINPELAASDSSTVLDTLNRAIEANNAITGSDREPISSPTSQVNAFFDIEEVTHALYAQGNFEYGMFRGNFGVRYLQTDVDSVGNSVTVDAEGNQIVEQVASSGDYDFVLPRINVVADVMDDVIVRVGWSQDIRRPDFNDLSTSVTFSTSPNNSTAIGNPGLLPEKVTSFDISAEWYFAPAALLSVGYFHKERSDLHVTRQNDPFEDPTTGFRDITGPVCENGGIFNPIADINVFGPEPGVGVCVPTQTTINDDDETTQQGVEIAFQYDLSNFEESLGWASGFGLLANYTYQDFSGGAAVDSATSRANSVFARTTGIEDINVTAVQSLLDLSENSYNVTVFYEKYDLSVRARYTWREAYRSTDFGSTSSFPWGFPVVQNDRGQLNASISYDVTDQLNIGLEAVNLTRSDVEQSCVSEGALLCFQGLTDRRITFGASYTF, encoded by the coding sequence ATGCGATACAAACTTTCTAAAATTACTCTAATGATACTTTCTGCCACTGCCGTGGCTGGCAATGTTCACGCCCAGGCCCAGGAAGTTCAGACAGCAGAAGAAGAAGTTGAAGTCATTGAGGTTTCTGGTATTCGGCAGTCTCTAACCAATGCTCTGGCAGAAAAAAGAGCATCAGACAGCTTGGTTGAAGTGATTCAGGCCGTCGATATCGGCAAACTTCCGGATCAAAACCTGGCTGAGGTTCTTGAAAATGTGACGGGCATTCAAATAACCCGGGAGGCCGGGGTCGGCACGGGTGTACAGATACGTGGTACCAATGCCAACCGAACAGAAATTAATGGTGTGTCTACTGTAGGCTCAGGGGCAGGACGAAGCGGAATTGACTTTGAAGATGTATCCTCAGCGATAATCTCAGCGGTAGAAGTTATCAAGTCTCCCGAAGCAAAAACCATTGAAGGCTCGGTGGGCGCTACTATCAATCTAAGAACTATCAGGCCACTGCAGTTAAAAGAAATGTTGGGTTCAATCCGGGTGCAGGGTGAAGAGAGCAGTTTGTCTACAGATGGAATAACCCCAAGAATTTCCGGAGCATGGGGCGACAATTGGGAAACCGATGCCGGAGAGTTCGGGGTGGTGTTAAGTGGTAGCTACAGCGAACAGGATGTAACTGCGTTTCGGCCCCGGGCAGATCGTGACAATATTATTACCTCCGACAGCGGCGTACCCAGCGCTCAGTCTTTTGATTTTTTACCCATCCAGTTTTTGAATCAGGATTATGATAATTACGAATATGAAACGGTCAACTTTGCCGGTACGCTGGAATGGGCCCCCAGTGAAAATACCAAGCTATATTTCGATGCGGTTTTAAATGATCAGGAACGGCGGCAGGAAAGCTCGCGAGTGCAAGCCTCTGGCGTTAGTGACCTAAGAGATGTGTCGGTACCTGAAGAATTCGAGACGGTGGATTTTGGTAGTCTGGATGGCCAGGATCTGGGCAGTATACAAGCCGCGGTGCGAGGCGTGATACCGGTCGAAGAGGGCGGTGGCGATCCTAACCTGCGTTTTTCCAGTGACACTAATTCGCGTATTACCGACAGTAAAGTATTTCGTTTTGGTGGCGAATGGCAGGGTGAAAAGCTTTTTGTCAGTGCTGAGGTCTCCTCATCTTCATCAGATTCCACCACTCCTAGTTTCAATACCACGCTGAACTTCATCAACCCAAATGTAGAGATTAACGAGTCTAATGAAAATGGCACGCCTTTGGCTTACGATCTATCAGGCGGCTCGCTTTCATACGGAATTGCCACAGGTGAGGCGAACGCTCCTACCAGCGAACAACTGCTTGATCCTGATAATGTGGTACTGCGCGATGTAAACATTGGTCAGGATGTAACCGAAAATCAGGAAGACGCCTTCAGAACCGATTTTAAGTATTATTTTGACTCCTACATTACTTCTGTGGATTTTGGTTATCGTTACAGCAAAACGAGCAGTGTATCTGATCAAATCCGCTCTAATGTAGGGCTACGTGACTTCGCCGATAGCCCTCGTGGCAGCCTATTTGCCGATATTCTTACTGCTGGCCCGGCCAACTTTAATGACGCCGATGGTCGTCAGCTATACATACCAGACTTTCTTCTTATCAACCCGGAGTTGGCGGCTTCTGACTCTTCCACGGTACTAGATACTTTAAACCGTGCGATTGAAGCTAATAACGCGATTACTGGCTCTGATCGCGAACCAATAAGCTCTCCCACTTCTCAGGTGAACGCGTTTTTTGATATTGAAGAAGTCACCCATGCTTTATATGCCCAGGGTAACTTTGAATACGGAATGTTTCGTGGCAACTTTGGGGTACGCTATTTACAGACAGATGTTGATTCTGTAGGTAATTCGGTGACAGTGGATGCCGAGGGCAATCAAATTGTAGAGCAGGTGGCATCCAGCGGTGATTATGACTTTGTACTTCCCCGTATTAATGTGGTGGCTGACGTGATGGATGATGTAATCGTGCGGGTGGGGTGGTCTCAGGATATCCGCCGTCCTGACTTTAACGATCTTTCGACTTCGGTCACCTTCAGTACCAGTCCTAACAACTCTACCGCAATAGGAAACCCGGGCCTGCTACCTGAAAAAGTAACCTCCTTCGATATCTCAGCAGAATGGTATTTTGCCCCGGCAGCGCTATTGAGCGTAGGATATTTTCATAAAGAACGGTCTGATTTACATGTAACCCGCCAGAATGACCCGTTTGAAGACCCGACAACAGGTTTTCGCGATATCACGGGTCCGGTGTGTGAAAATGGCGGTATCTTTAATCCTATTGCCGATATCAATGTGTTTGGACCAGAGCCGGGTGTAGGCGTGTGTGTGCCCACCCAAACAACGATAAATGATGATGATGAAACCACGCAGCAAGGGGTCGAAATTGCGTTTCAGTATGATTTATCGAACTTTGAAGAGTCTTTGGGTTGGGCATCAGGCTTTGGTCTGTTGGCAAATTACACTTATCAGGACTTTAGCGGCGGAGCAGCTGTGGATTCGGCCACAAGTCGGGCCAATAGTGTGTTCGCCCGCACGACCGGAATTGAAGATATTAATGTCACGGCGGTACAGTCACTGCTCGATTTATCAGAAAACTCCTATAACGTAACGGTTTTTTATGAAAAATACGACTTATCGGTACGGGCTCGTTATACCTGGCGTGAAGCCTACCGCTCCACCGACTTTGGCAGTACTTCCAGCTTTCCCTGGGGCTTTCCAGTGGTTCAGAATGACCGCGGTCAGCTGAATGCCAGTATTAGTTACGATGTGACTGACCAGCTGAATATCGGACTTGAAGCCGTAAACCTGACTCGCTCAGATGTGGAACAGTCCTGCGTGAGCGAAGGGGCACTGCTGTGCTTCCAGGGCCTGACCGACAGAAGAATTACATTTGGCGCAAGCTACACCTTCTAA
- a CDS encoding sugar kinase → MSSIYFFGECLIELRALQGNLLEQSYAGDIYNSAVYMKRAFPKLPVHIITTVGTDAFSNEMTDRFTDEHLSTELVFRSRQKIPGLYHIQTDVTGERTFNYWRGDSAARQTMDFFTDVHLHQFKHKDVFFFSGISLAILPEEKRDEFWHRLKKLNDRGITIVFDPNYRKTLWSSKDDALTQTEKAFTYADIALPGVDDLATLLDLHTSKQVSDFCQRFDLAELIIKNGPQSVVTVCNGATATHKITPVNNVVDTTSAGDAFNGVYLGARLSGKDIDNAVQAAAAAAATVIQHPGAIIPRTLFLNALQGKI, encoded by the coding sequence ATGAGTTCTATTTATTTTTTCGGCGAGTGTTTAATCGAGCTAAGGGCCCTGCAGGGAAACCTGCTTGAGCAGTCTTATGCCGGAGACATTTACAACTCTGCGGTGTATATGAAGCGGGCCTTTCCCAAGCTGCCGGTACATATCATCACTACCGTGGGGACCGACGCATTTAGCAATGAAATGACAGACCGTTTTACTGATGAACATCTATCGACCGAATTGGTCTTTCGTTCTCGACAAAAGATACCGGGTCTTTACCATATACAGACAGATGTTACGGGCGAAAGAACATTTAATTACTGGCGGGGAGACTCTGCTGCCAGACAGACAATGGACTTTTTTACAGACGTTCATCTTCACCAGTTTAAACATAAAGATGTTTTTTTCTTTTCCGGTATTTCACTTGCTATATTACCTGAAGAAAAACGGGATGAGTTTTGGCACAGATTGAAAAAACTGAACGACCGTGGCATCACAATTGTGTTCGATCCGAATTACCGTAAAACGTTATGGTCCTCTAAAGATGACGCCCTTACTCAGACAGAAAAGGCATTCACTTATGCCGACATTGCCTTACCGGGGGTCGACGATCTAGCCACTTTGCTGGATCTTCACACCTCCAAACAAGTCAGCGACTTTTGTCAGCGGTTTGATTTAGCCGAGCTGATAATAAAAAATGGCCCACAAAGTGTGGTCACGGTATGCAACGGCGCCACTGCCACGCACAAAATCACGCCGGTGAATAATGTTGTGGATACTACTTCTGCCGGTGACGCATTCAATGGCGTTTACCTTGGGGCCCGCTTGTCGGGCAAAGATATCGATAACGCGGTTCAGGCAGCAGCGGCCGCCGCGGCAACTGTTATTCAGCACCCCGGTGCCATAATTCCCCGTACCTTGTTTCTTAATGCGCTACAGGGAAAAATATGA
- a CDS encoding cupin domain-containing protein — protein MNQQSEMFLFGSTTEIEDLGNGLKRQMLGYNEELMAVKVWFAEGAQGYTHQHRHSQVTYVEKGEFHFTIDGETKVLKAGDSCLIPPHAEHGAICPTGGILLDIFSPPREDFLKE, from the coding sequence ATGAACCAACAAAGTGAAATGTTTTTATTTGGCAGTACTACCGAAATAGAAGATTTAGGCAATGGCCTGAAGCGCCAGATGCTTGGTTACAACGAAGAACTGATGGCGGTAAAAGTCTGGTTTGCCGAGGGCGCTCAGGGCTATACGCATCAACATCGGCACTCGCAGGTAACCTATGTTGAAAAGGGCGAGTTTCACTTTACCATTGATGGTGAAACAAAAGTGCTTAAAGCCGGCGACAGCTGTTTGATCCCCCCTCATGCAGAGCATGGCGCTATTTGCCCGACAGGCGGAATTCTGCTGGATATCTTCAGCCCACCCAGAGAAGACTTCTTAAAGGAATAG
- a CDS encoding polysaccharide lyase 6 family protein produces MILLKKRTSIGFFLLLGLFSHASSAKNYLVEDKKDYSNIAQRLTAGDTVTLKNGTWKDFEIVFSGQGNAGNPIRLKAQTPGKVVISGLSNLQLSGEYLQVSGLIFKDGYTPSSSVITFRHQDKEANHSRVSNVVIDNFNNPDKQESDYWVALYGKRNRLDHSHFVGKRNKGVTVAVRLTDEKSQQNYHRIDHNYFGYRPVFGSNGGETLRIGTSHYSLTDSFTKVDHNYFDKTNGEVEIISVKSGKNELRNNVFNEARGTLTLRHGNGNIVDGNVFFGNGQDHTGGIRVINKDQIVRNNYLENLTGYRFGSGLTIMNGVKNSPINRYHQVENALIENNSFINVRHIQLAAGSDAERTAVPTDTLIKNNLIVNDGRQPFTLFDDISGITFKDNVSNQPVLSELRPGVAKQNISLSRHKNGLLYPTTHSENVGVQRDLIVVSKDETGVQWYPKAPATTEFDSGATHRVAPTPQALYKAIEAARSGDTIVLSAGQYDISRLLKIDKVLTISAHKKGQSKLTFARSALFEIHDGGSLKLDGLALSGKNSPDAAANSVVRTAKWGMLENYRFIMKNSSVADLDINHSFDFFVSGKGALADQLALENNTFENITGDILRLDREIEDLGIYNAEYVVVNNNQFKDVQGTIASIYRGGTDESTFGPHLEFAGNTLTAAGKGKRNKTDASLYLHGVQVSKVTDNQFSHSAPLVIEHTVGEPQTAIKNNRFEATAAPEIKELHAEGPHTATLQNNQVTSDKERQS; encoded by the coding sequence ATGATTTTATTGAAGAAACGGACATCGATAGGTTTTTTTTTATTGTTGGGGCTGTTTTCCCACGCCAGTAGTGCAAAAAACTATCTGGTAGAAGATAAAAAAGACTATTCCAACATTGCACAAAGACTAACCGCAGGCGATACGGTTACCCTTAAAAATGGAACCTGGAAAGATTTCGAAATAGTTTTCTCAGGTCAGGGCAACGCGGGTAACCCCATCCGTTTAAAAGCGCAAACGCCGGGGAAAGTAGTTATTAGCGGCTTGTCGAATCTTCAGCTATCAGGCGAATATCTGCAGGTTTCCGGATTAATTTTTAAAGATGGTTATACCCCCAGCAGCTCGGTAATTACCTTCAGACACCAGGATAAAGAAGCTAATCACTCGCGAGTTTCTAATGTGGTTATCGATAATTTTAATAACCCGGACAAACAAGAATCAGATTACTGGGTAGCGTTGTATGGTAAGCGCAATCGACTGGATCATAGTCACTTTGTTGGAAAACGAAATAAAGGTGTCACCGTTGCTGTACGTTTGACGGACGAAAAAAGTCAGCAGAATTATCACCGAATCGATCATAATTATTTTGGCTACCGGCCTGTCTTCGGCTCTAATGGCGGCGAAACCCTCCGTATTGGGACCAGCCACTACTCTCTAACCGACTCTTTTACAAAGGTTGACCACAATTATTTTGATAAAACCAATGGTGAGGTAGAGATCATCTCGGTTAAATCCGGCAAAAACGAGCTCAGAAATAATGTGTTTAATGAAGCTCGCGGAACGCTCACGCTGCGCCATGGAAACGGAAATATTGTCGATGGCAACGTATTTTTTGGAAACGGGCAAGACCATACCGGTGGCATTCGGGTTATCAACAAAGACCAGATTGTTCGTAATAACTATCTTGAAAATCTTACGGGTTATCGATTCGGTAGCGGGCTGACCATTATGAACGGGGTGAAAAACTCGCCGATAAACCGCTATCACCAGGTAGAAAATGCCCTTATTGAAAACAACTCGTTTATTAATGTTCGGCATATACAATTAGCTGCCGGCAGCGATGCAGAACGTACGGCAGTACCAACAGATACGCTGATCAAAAACAACCTTATTGTAAACGATGGGCGTCAGCCTTTTACCTTATTCGATGATATCAGTGGTATTACTTTTAAAGATAATGTCAGTAATCAACCAGTTTTATCCGAGTTGCGCCCCGGCGTAGCCAAACAGAATATCTCGTTGTCACGTCACAAAAACGGCTTACTGTACCCTACAACCCACAGTGAAAACGTGGGCGTGCAACGAGACCTCATTGTTGTTAGTAAAGACGAAACCGGTGTTCAGTGGTATCCCAAAGCACCGGCTACCACGGAATTTGATTCGGGCGCCACGCATCGGGTCGCCCCGACACCACAGGCTTTGTATAAAGCCATAGAAGCGGCCAGGTCAGGCGATACTATTGTGCTTTCTGCCGGCCAGTATGATATCTCCAGACTATTGAAAATCGATAAAGTTCTGACGATTTCTGCGCACAAAAAAGGCCAGAGCAAGCTGACCTTTGCCCGCTCGGCCCTGTTCGAAATTCATGATGGCGGCAGTCTTAAATTAGACGGTCTGGCTTTATCAGGCAAGAACAGTCCTGATGCGGCAGCCAATAGTGTGGTGCGAACTGCAAAGTGGGGAATGTTAGAAAACTATCGTTTCATCATGAAAAATTCGTCGGTAGCGGATTTAGATATCAATCACTCCTTCGACTTTTTTGTCAGTGGTAAAGGAGCCCTGGCTGACCAGTTGGCGCTGGAAAACAATACATTTGAAAACATCACCGGGGATATTCTGCGCCTGGATCGTGAAATTGAAGACTTAGGTATTTACAACGCTGAGTATGTGGTTGTAAACAATAATCAATTTAAAGATGTGCAAGGAACGATAGCCAGTATTTACCGGGGCGGGACTGATGAAAGCACCTTTGGGCCCCATCTGGAGTTTGCAGGGAATACGCTCACCGCGGCCGGCAAGGGCAAGCGCAACAAAACCGATGCTAGCTTATACTTACATGGCGTTCAGGTTTCCAAGGTTACCGATAATCAATTCAGCCATTCCGCACCCCTGGTGATTGAACACACCGTCGGAGAACCGCAAACCGCGATAAAAAATAATAGGTTTGAAGCAACTGCTGCACCTGAGATCAAAGAGCTGCATGCTGAAGGCCCCCATACCGCGACTCTACAAAACAACCAGGTAACCAGCGATAAGGAGCGTCAGTCATGA